One window from the genome of Myxococcales bacterium encodes:
- the dnaE gene encoding DNA polymerase III subunit alpha — translation MADFTHLHLHTQYSLLDGAIRVKDLFPKLAELGQKTVAVTDHGNMFGAIDIYTEAKAHDVKLIFGCETYVAATDRFDRTNRRNFHTVLLAKNEVGYKNLTYLNSMGYLEGFYYNPRIDKALLKERSEGLIGMSACLGGEIAQTLEKNGVAAAEETAKEYASMFAPGDFYLELMPTKTPEQQTLNGELIRMGRKLGIPLVASNDCHYVNQADATAHDVLMAIQTGKSLNDEKRLKHTVDSYYIKSGAEMNQAFMDCPEAIENTAKIAAECNVKLKLDQTYLPHYKVPEGQSLDSYMAHIVDEGLTRRFREFAAIGRAFDADEYRERCKVELGVIARMGFSGYFLIVWDFIKWAKDHGIPVGPGRGSGAGSCVAYAMRITDIDPLEFKLLFERFLNPERVSMPDFDVDFCMNRRDEVIKYVQEKYGRDHVGQIATFHQLKARGVIRDIARVMDIPYAEADKLAKLVPEPVQGKSMSVREAIEAEPELKKLYGESKLHRDLLDIAAGLEGLNRHAGMHAAGVVIAEEPLWNYVPCFRGQNGEIVSQFAMKEAEKAGLVKFDFLGLKTLTVIQTAVKLINTQRPADQPFDIDLIPKEDAEVYKMISRGDTTGVFQLESSGFREILKKLKPDCLEDIVAAVALYRPGPLEGGMVDDFIDRKHGRKKVEFPHPDLALVLADTYGVIVYQEQVMQIAQVLAGYSLGRADLLRRAMGKKQKEVMDKEKAGFVQGAIGRGVDAAIAEGVFDLIAFFAGYGFNRSHSAAYGWITYQTAYLKHHYPHEFMAGLMSCDADNVDNIVKFIAEARSMGLTVERPCVNESVADFGVLVRPDGSKIIQFGMGAVKGVGLNAVDCIIESRQADGGFASIYEFCRRVDTQKANRRVIEQLIKAGAFDKVATKAGVDRARLTAALDQAIERGASDQRDRKSGQTSLFGLMTAAPAAASGSANEQETYPEVETWPPKQLLALEKEALGFYISGHPLDRFRNELAKWASATLAEIHEGKRSAGEQHVGGIVSQYREILTKKGDRMARFVLEDATGSMEVVVFPKTFERTRSVLVSDEPILCTGKLQNEGSAEQHDWKMFLENAQPIADLRLEKTKRLDIAIDVEAVSEQTILDLKAIFATNPGSCPLYLRVKIPRRSETVIALGDAWNVSPSDELLARLDALFGARVATFA, via the coding sequence ATGGCAGACTTTACGCATCTTCATTTGCACACGCAGTACAGCCTGCTCGACGGCGCCATCCGCGTCAAAGATCTCTTCCCCAAGCTCGCCGAACTCGGCCAAAAAACCGTCGCCGTGACCGACCACGGAAACATGTTCGGCGCCATCGATATCTATACCGAGGCCAAGGCGCACGACGTCAAGCTCATCTTTGGCTGCGAAACCTACGTTGCCGCCACCGACCGCTTTGACCGCACCAACCGCCGCAACTTTCACACCGTGCTGCTCGCCAAAAACGAGGTCGGCTACAAGAACCTCACCTATCTCAACTCGATGGGCTATCTCGAAGGGTTTTACTACAACCCGCGCATCGACAAGGCCTTGCTTAAAGAGCGCAGCGAAGGTCTCATCGGTATGTCGGCGTGCCTTGGCGGCGAGATCGCGCAGACCTTAGAAAAAAACGGCGTCGCTGCGGCCGAAGAGACCGCCAAGGAATACGCCAGCATGTTCGCGCCCGGCGATTTCTATCTCGAACTCATGCCCACCAAAACGCCGGAGCAGCAGACGCTCAACGGCGAGCTCATCCGCATGGGCCGCAAGCTCGGCATTCCGCTCGTCGCCAGCAACGACTGCCATTACGTCAACCAGGCCGACGCCACCGCGCACGACGTGCTCATGGCCATCCAAACCGGCAAGAGCCTTAACGACGAGAAACGCCTCAAGCACACCGTCGATAGCTATTACATCAAGTCCGGCGCCGAAATGAACCAGGCGTTTATGGATTGCCCCGAGGCGATCGAGAACACCGCTAAGATTGCCGCGGAATGCAACGTCAAGCTCAAGCTCGACCAGACCTATCTGCCGCACTACAAGGTGCCCGAGGGCCAGTCGCTCGACAGCTACATGGCGCACATCGTCGACGAGGGGCTGACGCGCCGCTTTCGCGAATTTGCCGCCATCGGCCGCGCCTTTGATGCCGACGAATATCGCGAGCGCTGCAAGGTCGAGCTCGGCGTTATCGCGCGCATGGGCTTTTCCGGCTACTTCCTCATCGTTTGGGACTTTATCAAGTGGGCCAAGGACCACGGCATTCCAGTGGGCCCGGGCCGCGGTTCGGGCGCGGGTAGCTGCGTCGCCTATGCCATGCGCATCACCGACATTGACCCACTCGAGTTCAAGCTGCTGTTTGAGCGCTTCCTCAACCCCGAGCGCGTCAGCATGCCCGACTTCGACGTCGACTTCTGCATGAACCGGCGCGATGAGGTCATCAAGTACGTCCAAGAAAAATACGGCCGCGATCACGTCGGCCAGATCGCGACCTTTCACCAATTAAAAGCACGCGGCGTCATCCGCGACATCGCGCGCGTCATGGATATTCCGTACGCCGAGGCCGACAAGCTCGCCAAGCTGGTGCCCGAGCCGGTGCAAGGAAAATCTATGTCGGTGCGCGAGGCCATCGAGGCCGAGCCCGAGCTTAAAAAACTCTACGGCGAATCCAAGCTGCACCGCGACCTGCTCGACATCGCCGCCGGCCTCGAAGGCCTCAACCGCCACGCCGGCATGCATGCCGCGGGCGTGGTGATTGCCGAAGAGCCGCTGTGGAACTACGTGCCGTGTTTTCGCGGCCAAAACGGCGAAATTGTCAGCCAGTTCGCGATGAAAGAGGCCGAGAAGGCCGGCCTGGTCAAGTTCGACTTTCTGGGCCTTAAGACGCTCACGGTCATTCAAACCGCGGTCAAGCTCATCAACACGCAGCGCCCGGCGGATCAGCCGTTTGACATCGACCTCATCCCCAAGGAGGACGCCGAGGTCTACAAGATGATCTCGCGCGGCGACACCACCGGCGTGTTCCAGCTCGAATCGTCGGGTTTTCGCGAAATCCTCAAGAAGCTCAAGCCCGACTGCCTCGAAGACATTGTCGCTGCCGTCGCGCTATATCGTCCAGGTCCGCTCGAGGGCGGCATGGTCGACGATTTCATCGATCGCAAACACGGCCGCAAAAAAGTCGAGTTCCCGCATCCGGATCTCGCGCTGGTGCTCGCCGACACGTACGGCGTCATTGTCTACCAGGAACAGGTGATGCAAATCGCCCAGGTGCTCGCCGGCTACAGCCTGGGCCGCGCAGATTTGCTTCGCCGCGCCATGGGCAAGAAGCAAAAAGAAGTCATGGACAAGGAGAAGGCGGGCTTCGTGCAAGGCGCGATTGGCCGCGGCGTCGACGCTGCCATCGCCGAGGGCGTCTTCGACCTCATTGCCTTTTTTGCCGGCTACGGCTTTAACCGCTCGCACTCGGCAGCCTACGGGTGGATTACCTACCAGACCGCGTATCTTAAGCATCACTATCCGCATGAGTTCATGGCGGGGCTAATGTCCTGCGACGCCGACAACGTCGACAACATCGTCAAGTTCATCGCCGAGGCGCGCTCCATGGGGCTCACCGTCGAGCGCCCGTGCGTCAACGAATCGGTCGCCGACTTCGGCGTGTTGGTGCGGCCAGACGGCAGCAAGATCATTCAATTTGGCATGGGCGCGGTCAAGGGCGTGGGGCTCAACGCGGTCGATTGCATCATTGAGTCGCGCCAGGCCGACGGCGGCTTTGCGTCGATCTATGAATTCTGCCGCCGCGTCGATACGCAAAAGGCCAACCGCCGCGTCATTGAGCAACTCATCAAGGCCGGCGCGTTCGACAAGGTGGCGACAAAAGCCGGCGTTGACCGCGCGCGCCTCACGGCGGCGCTTGACCAGGCGATCGAGCGCGGAGCGTCGGACCAGCGCGACCGCAAATCGGGTCAGACGTCGCTGTTTGGCCTGATGACCGCCGCGCCTGCGGCTGCGTCCGGCAGCGCCAATGAGCAAGAAACCTATCCCGAGGTTGAGACGTGGCCTCCCAAGCAGCTCTTGGCGCTCGAAAAGGAAGCCTTGGGCTTCTATATTTCAGGCCACCCGCTCGATCGGTTTCGCAATGAGCTCGCCAAGTGGGCCTCGGCGACGCTCGCCGAGATCCACGAGGGCAAGCGCAGCGCCGGCGAGCAGCACGTCGGCGGCATCGTGTCGCAGTATCGCGAGATTCTCACCAAAAAGGGCGACCGCATGGCGCGCTTTGTCCTCGAAGACGCCACAGGCAGCATGGAGGTCGTGGTGTTTCCCAAGACGTTCGAGCGCACGCGCAGCGTCTTGGTGTCCGATGAGCCAATCTTGTGCACCGGCAAGCTGCAAAACGAAGGCAGCGCCGAGCAGCACGACTGGAAGATGTTTCTCGAGAATGCGCAGCCGATCGCGGACTTGCGCCTTGAGAAAACCAAGCGCCTCGACATCGCGATTGACGTCGAAGCGGTGTCCGAGCAGACCATCCTCGATCTCAAGGCGATCTTTGCAACCAACCCAGGTAGCTGTCCGCTCTACTTGCGCGTCAAAATTCCCCGCCGGTCCGAGACCGTCATTGCCCTGGGCGATGCCTGGAACGTCTCGCCGTCCGACGAACTTCTCGCCCGACTCGACGCGCTATTTGGCGCACGCGTCGCGACCTTTGCGTAG